One window from the genome of Pseudoliparis swirei isolate HS2019 ecotype Mariana Trench chromosome 24, NWPU_hadal_v1, whole genome shotgun sequence encodes:
- the LOC130190382 gene encoding monocyte to macrophage differentiation factor 2-like yields the protein MNLIRFMNNRVPPNKRYQPTEYEHAANCATHALWIIPSLLGSSVLHFQSEDQWERLSAWVYGAGLSSLFIISTLFHTVAWKKSHLRSVEHCFHMCDRMVIYFFIAASYAPWLNLRELGPWGCHMRWLVWVMASFGTTYVFFFHERYKITELICYTVMGVFPALVILSMPEQSGLSELLVGGACYCLGMVFFKSDGIVPFAHAIWHLFVAMGASVHYYAIWKYLYAQPPNQVQTSR from the exons ATGAATCTTATACG GTTTATGAACAACCGTGTTCCTCCTAACAAGAGATACCAGCCCACAGAATATGAGCATGCTGCCAACTGTGCCACGCATGCG TTATGGATAATCCCCAGCCTGCTGGGCAGCTCCGTGTTGCACTTCCAGTCGGAGGACCAATGGGAGCGGCTGTCGGCCTGGGTGTACGGGGCGGGGCTCAGCTCGCTCTTCATCATCTCCACCCTCTTCCACACTGTGGCCTGGAAGAAGAGCCATCTGCG GTCTGTGGAGCACTGTTTCCACATGTGTGACAGGATGGTGATCTATTTCTTCATCGCGGCCTCCTACGCCCCTTG GCTGAACCTGCGGGAGCTGGGTCCCTGGGGGTGTCACATGCGCTGGCTGGTTTGGGTCATGGCCTCTTTTGGAACCACCtacgtcttcttcttccacgAGAG GTATAAGATCACGGAGTTGATCTGCTACACGGtgatgggagtttttcctgcccTGGTCATCCTCTCGATG CCGGAGCAGTCGGGGCTGAGCGAGCTGCTGGTGGGCGGAGCCTGCTACTGTCTGGGGATGGTCTTTTTTAAAAGCGACGGCATCGTCCCGTTCGCTCACGCCATCTGGCACCTGTTCGTAGCTATGGGAGCGTCCGTCCACTACTACGCCATCTGGAAGTACCTTTACGCACAGCCACCCAATCAGGTCCAGACGTCCAGATGA